Proteins from one Triticum aestivum cultivar Chinese Spring chromosome 7A, IWGSC CS RefSeq v2.1, whole genome shotgun sequence genomic window:
- the LOC123151514 gene encoding F-box protein At5g67140 isoform X2 — MAGDDARTGAVAPAEEEPHVERLPADILAHVLSLLPSFHDLSMAGAVSRRWRRAVGRSLATRRRLSLAGQRTGDESTARLVRAAVNLRDLDICWGCHITDQGLLDISSAACVGNLTSVSLWGLAGITDKGVVHLVSKARSLQHLNIGGTFITDESLYAVADSCTNLKSIILWSCRHVTEAGLVALVNKCPELECINVGGMRVSPESFAGLQSISPALRIRSIPQILNADVQVA; from the exons ATGGCGGGAGACGACGCCCGGACCGGCGCGGTGGCGCCGGCGGAGGAGGAGCCGCACGTGGAGCGGCTTCCGGCCGACATCCTCGCCCacgtcctctccctcctcccctccttccaCGACCTCTCCAT GGCCGGGGCAGTGAGCCGGCGGTGGCGCCGCGCGGTGGGCCGGTCgctggcgacgcggcggcggctgaGCCTGGCGGGGCAACGCACCGGCGACGAGTCCACCGCGCGCCTCGTCCGCGCCGCCGTCAACCTCCGCGACCTCGACAT CTGCTGGGGGTGCCACATCACGGACCAGGGCCTGCTCGACATCTCCTCGGCGGCGTGCGTCGGCAACCTCACCTCCGTCTCGCTGTGGGGGCTCGCCGGGATCACTGACAAGGGCGTCGTCCATCTG GTCTCAAAGGCTCGTTCACTGCAGCACCTGAACATTGGTGGGACATTCATCACTGACGAATCGCTCTATGCAGTTGCAGACAGTTGTACAAACTTGAAG AGTATCATACTGTGGAGCTGCCGCCACGTGACTGAGGCCGGACTAGTAGCACTCGTGAACAAGTGCCCGGAACTGGAGTGCATCAACGTTGGCGGGATGCGGGTGTCGCCGGAGAGCTTCGCGGGCCTGCAGTCCATCAGCCCCGCCCTGCGGATCAGGTCCATCCCGCAGATCCTCAACGCTGACGTGCAGGTCGCCTGA
- the LOC123151514 gene encoding F-box protein At5g67140 isoform X1 — MAGDDARTGAVAPAEEEPHVERLPADILAHVLSLLPSFHDLSMAGAVSRRWRRAVGRSLATRRRLSLAGQRTGDESTARLVRAAVNLRDLDISRSCWGCHITDQGLLDISSAACVGNLTSVSLWGLAGITDKGVVHLVSKARSLQHLNIGGTFITDESLYAVADSCTNLKSIILWSCRHVTEAGLVALVNKCPELECINVGGMRVSPESFAGLQSISPALRIRSIPQILNADVQVA; from the exons ATGGCGGGAGACGACGCCCGGACCGGCGCGGTGGCGCCGGCGGAGGAGGAGCCGCACGTGGAGCGGCTTCCGGCCGACATCCTCGCCCacgtcctctccctcctcccctccttccaCGACCTCTCCAT GGCCGGGGCAGTGAGCCGGCGGTGGCGCCGCGCGGTGGGCCGGTCgctggcgacgcggcggcggctgaGCCTGGCGGGGCAACGCACCGGCGACGAGTCCACCGCGCGCCTCGTCCGCGCCGCCGTCAACCTCCGCGACCTCGACAT TTCACGAAGCTGCTGGGGGTGCCACATCACGGACCAGGGCCTGCTCGACATCTCCTCGGCGGCGTGCGTCGGCAACCTCACCTCCGTCTCGCTGTGGGGGCTCGCCGGGATCACTGACAAGGGCGTCGTCCATCTG GTCTCAAAGGCTCGTTCACTGCAGCACCTGAACATTGGTGGGACATTCATCACTGACGAATCGCTCTATGCAGTTGCAGACAGTTGTACAAACTTGAAG AGTATCATACTGTGGAGCTGCCGCCACGTGACTGAGGCCGGACTAGTAGCACTCGTGAACAAGTGCCCGGAACTGGAGTGCATCAACGTTGGCGGGATGCGGGTGTCGCCGGAGAGCTTCGCGGGCCTGCAGTCCATCAGCCCCGCCCTGCGGATCAGGTCCATCCCGCAGATCCTCAACGCTGACGTGCAGGTCGCCTGA
- the LOC123154261 gene encoding F-box protein At5g67140-like has protein sequence MGMQPQTEQGGGGAAAAKEMEEEPHVERLPADLLAHVLSLLSSFHDLAMAGGVSRRWRQAVGRSLATRRRLSFAGQRTGDDSAARLVRAAVNLRDLDVSRGCWGCHITDGGLLQISTAECVGKLTAISLWGLAGIIDKGVVRLVSRAHSLRHLNIGGTFITDESLYAVANNCANLKSIMLWSCRHVTAAGLVALVSKCPELECINVGGMRVSPESFAGLLSISPALRIRSVPEIVNASVQVS, from the exons ATGGGGATGCAGCCACAGACAGagcaaggagggggcggcgccgccGCGGCGAAGGAAATGGAGGAGGAGCCGCACGTCGAGCGACTTCCCGCCGACCTCCTCGCGCACGtgctctccctcctctcctccttccaCGACCTCGCCAT GGCCGGGGGAGTGAGCCGGCGGTGGCGCCAGGCGGTGGGACGGTCGCTGGCGACGCGGCGGCGACTAAGCTTCGCGGGACAGCGCACGGGCGACGACTCCGCCGCGCGCCTCGTCCGCGCCGCCGTCAACCTCCGCGACCTCGACGT TTCGCGGGGCTGCTGGGGCTGCCACATCACCGACGGAGGGCTGCTGCAGATCTCCACGGCGGAGTGCGTCGGCAAGCTGACCGCGATCTCGCTGTGGGGATTGGCCGGGATCATTGACAAGGGCGTCGTTCGTCTG GTTTCAAGAGCACATTCTTTGCGGCATCTCAATATTGGTGGAACATTTATCACCGATGAATCCTTGTATGCCGTTGCAAACAACTGTGCAAATCTGAAG AGCATCATGCTGTGGAGCTGCCGCCATGTCACGGCGGCCGGCCTGGTGGCGCTGGTGAGCAAGTGCCCGGAGTTAGAGTGCATCAACGTCGGCGGGATGAGGGTGTCGCCGGAGAGCTTTGCCGGCCTGCTCTCCATCAGCCCTGCTCTGAGGATCAGGTCCGTCCCGGAGATCGTCAACGCCAGCGTTCAGGTTTCATGA